AATATTCAGGGGATTGAAGTGGCATGAGATTAGGAGGAGTAGGGTCTTTGATGAGGGGGATATAGTATTCCTTTACATAGCGAGGGGAGATTTGTACACCCTAAAGAAAACCCTTAGAAGACTGGGTTTAACGGAGGAACAGACGATAACGAAGAGAGGAACAATAGCAGGAGGATTTGAAGTAGGAGAGGTAATTAAGGCCGACTTTGAAACGCTTTGGGAGTTAACAAAGGATACAAGTGGACTAACATTTGTCCATGGTGAGAACGCTGGAAAGGAATGGCTTAGGAGGTACATAAATGATTACGGCTATGCCTTCGTTATTGAGCGGCCATTTCTCTTTAAGAAACCTGTAACAAAGGAGGAGCTCAAGGAGAAGTATGGGGTTCACGTTGAGGGGATAGTTCATCTCTCCCTGAAGACGAGGAGGCCTTGGGTTAGGGAGCTCCTTGAGGATTTGATGAGCAGGGAGCTTGAATACATTTAACTACCCAAATTTGTTCCAAAAGCATCAAAAAAGCGCAAAGATTTTAAACGTGCCTAACGACTAAAATCTCGGGTGGAGTTGAAATGACGATAAAGGCCCCAAACTTAAATCTGCCTGGTCTTGGCGTTGATCCTTTAACTCAAAGAATTAAGGAGAAAGAAAAGAAGTGGAAGTATAAGGTCGCCGTCTTAAGCGGAAAGGGAGGAGTTGGAAAGAGCACAGTTGCCGTGAATCTAACTGCGGCCCTTGCCAAGATGGGATACTTCGTCGGAATACTTGATGCAGACATTCACGGTCCAAACGTTGCGAAGATGCTTGGTGTTGATAAGGAAGAGGTTTTTGCGGAAAAGTTTGAGGATGGACACTTCGAAATGATACCTCCAATGACTGACTTCATGGGGCAGGTGACTCCAATAAAGGTAATGAGCATGGGGATGATGGTTCCTGAAGATCAACCGATAATTTGGAGAGGAGCCTTAGTTACAAAGGCAATAAAGCAATTGCTTGGAGACGTGAAGTGGGGTTCCCTGGACTTCATGATAATAGACTTTCCTCCAGGAACTGGTGACGAGATATTGACGGTAGTTCAGAGCATACAGCTTGATGCCGCCATAATAGTGACGACACCTCAAGAGGTAGCACTTTTAGATACTGGAAAAGCCGTTAACATGATGAAGAAGATGGAAGTTCCGTACATAGCGGTGATAGAAAACATGAGCTACCTCATCTGTCCACACTGCGGTAATAAGATAGACATATTCGGAGAAGGAGGAGGAGAAAAGCTCGCTGAAAAGGAGGGAGTCGATTTCCTTGGAAAAGTGCCAATTGATCTCAAAGCTAGAGAGGCGAGTGACCTTGGGATACCTATAGTTTTATACGAAGATACACCGGCGGCAAAGGCCTTCATGGAAATAGCCGAAAAGTTAGTTAACAAGCTCAAGGAAATGAAGGGTGATGAAGAGAAGAAGTGAAGGAGTGATATTGGCTTCAGTCGGCATGATACTTTACGGACTTGAGCCGGTTGTTATAAGTTACAACCCATCCAATCCGTTCAGCTTTGCATTTTTCTCGGCTCTAATAGCCTCTCTAATCCTCTTACCCTTTTCCAATATTGAGGAAAGTAAGCTGAACTGGAAGAGAGGGTTTCTTATAGGGACATTTGGAACGTTCTTAGCCTACATCTCTTATTCTCTTGGTGCTAAGATGTCAACAGCTGTGAATGCTGCTCTGCTGACGAGGGCTGAAGTATTATTCTCATTTGTACTTTCTTACCTGATATTGAAGGAAAGAATAACCTCCAAAAGGATTATCTACTCTTTGCTAGTTGTGCTTGGAGTCTCCATTGTCATAACCCAGGGAAAAAGCGTGAAGTTAAACCCTGGTGACATATTGCTCCTCTTGGTTCCTCTCTTTTGGCAACTAGGACATGTAATCGCCAAGAGAACTCAGGCAAGTCCTCAAACAATAGCATTCTTAAGAAATTCCTTTGGTTCTCTGCTCCTATTTCCACTTGCTCTCTTTGCAGGCATTGAATTCACAAGTTATTCAATAGCCGAAGGATTAATAATAGCCCTAGGCCAACTAATTTGGTATTCAGCAATAAAGAGAATTGATCTGTCTCTTGCAACGGCAATAATAACTCCTGCACCAGCCATTGCAATTGGAGTTGCTCTTCTAACTGGAGCATCAGTAACCTCTTGGCATATCATTGGTTTTGCATTGATAACCTTGGGCACAATTGCATTAACTAGATCTTCCTGAGAACTCTCTCCTTAATTTCTTCAAATTTATCTTTGTCTTGGAACTCCCAATAGTGTTCCCTTCCAGGAAATGCTCCCTCTTTTACTTCCTTTTTGAATTTAGATATTGCTTCGAATATTACTTCCTTTAAATTCACATATCTCTTTGCGAATGGTGGAGAAAATTCACTTAGGCCAAGAACGTCATGCCAAACGAGAACTTGACCATCTACGTAAGGCCCCGAACCTATTCCTATCGTAGGAATTGATATTTCCTCCGTAACGAGCTTTGCAACATCTGCCAAGACGAACTCCAATACAACGGCAAATGCTCCCGACTTTTCAAGGGCCTTTGCATCCCTAAGTATCTCTTCTATCTCTTCCTCGTTTTCTCCCATTATCCTGTAACCACCGAGTCTAAGATATCTCTGGGGGGTTAGGCCAGTGTGCCCCATAACTGGAATTCCCATTCTAACTAATCTCTTAACGAGCTTTTTATGGTCATAACCTCCTTCGATTTTAACAGCATCAGCTCCTGCTTGAATTAGCTTTATCGCATTCTTAATTCCTTCCTCAACACTTACCTCGTAACTCCCGAAGGGCATGTCAGCTAGAACAAGAGCTCTCCTAACTGCCTTAGCAACGGCTCTCGTGTGAAAGATCATTTGATCCATGCTCACGTTTAGCGTGTTCTTGTCACCATAAACAACCATTCCGAGGGAATCTCCAACAAAGATTATATCAAATCCCGCTTTGTCAGCTAGAAGAGCAGAGGGATAATCATAAGCGGTTATCATTGCTATCTTTTCTTTGCCTTTCATCTCGATTATTCTCTTTGGGGTTATCTCTCTCAATTAAATCACCCTAAAAATAAATTGAAGGGAAAGTTAAAAATTTCACCAGTTTGCCTCGTGGATCAGTTTTCCTTCACCAAAAACATGAGTTGGATAGCTCTCCAAGTTGAAAGGATCCCCATTCCAAACAACAAAGGACGCCCATTTGCCTCTCTCAATGCTTCCAAGTTTATCTTCAATTCCAAGGATCTTGGCGTTGTTGTAAGTGATTATCTTTATTGCCTCTGCTTTGCTCATTCCAAGCCTTATGAGGTGCCTCAACTGGAGGTATAGGTTAGCCTGAATTGAGAAGGGATGATCACTCATTAAGCCGAAGAATGGCCTGACCTCAAGTAGGTATCTAGCGTTTTTCCAATCTTCATGCTTAAGCTCCACTTTGTATGGATGGGCATCGAAGGGGCCATAAACGAGGGGTATTCCTTCTCTCTTAATCTTCTCAAATGTTTCCCTGCTGTGAACGTCGGCAGCATGTTCCACGGTCACCTTTAGGTTGAATTTCCTCTTTATCATGATAAGTGCCGCTATATCATCTTCTTTGTGGGCATGAACTCTCAGTGGAACTTCTCCCTTTAGAACTGGAATTAAGGCCTCTATTGTTGGTTCAATTTCCTCTGGATCCCTCTTTCCTTTCTCTAAAAGCGAGATTGTCTTTTGAGTCTTTATAAGCCAGTTTAATAGGATCCCCATTGCTCCCATTCTGGTGCTCGGCCTTATTCCCTTCCAGTTTGTAGTGGAACGTGGGTTGTAACCAAAGGCAGCCTTGACGCCGGCATATTTTATGAACGCATCCTCTATATCCCTTCCATAGTTCCTAATTAACACGGCTTTGCCCCCAATTATGTTGCCACTTCCTGGAAGGACACAGGAATACAATACTCCAAACTCTATTGAATGTTCAAAGGCCTTGTCGTCCATGTAGATAGAATATAACGCATCGACAAGGGGAAGAACTGAGTCCATCTGCTCGTTGAGCTCACTTTCTTGATAGGGTTCTCCATAGCGATCCATTCCTATGTGACTATGAGGATCTATGAATGCAGGTGTGACGACTCCTTCGGCAATCACCTCGACATCTTTTGGCCTTTCCTTTGTAACCTCAACTATCTCCTTATCGAAAACTATGTAGACATCCCTTTCTATGTTACCAAGTCCATCATATAGAAGCGTGGCCTTCACTGCTTTCATTGAAGTTCACCATTTAAAATTTGAAGTAAACGCTTAAATCATTATCTACTTAAACACAGATACGTCAAACACCTTGCTCAGTTCCTCAATCACGGCATCGTAAAGCCATGGATATTTCTTCAAGTGAGACACCCCAATCTTGTAATCCTCCTCCCAGTCCTCTCCTCTGAGGAATTTTATCACAGCCAAAAATATGTATTCAGCCCAAGCTAGAGGATAATTTGTGGCTTCTGCTATTTTTATCTTTTCCTTGAACAGCTGAAAACGGCCTTTGTAAGCTTCAATATACTATCTAGGGAACTTTATTTTCAATCTTTAAGGTTCTGTTGTAGTTTTCCCCAGTTCGACATGAATATCTCCAGTGAAGGAGTCTCTGTATATTACCTATCTCCTCCAACTAGCTCAATCTTTGTATACACCCTTAAACTCTTCCCTAAGCTCACTAATCACATGTATCCCCAATAGAATTAGAAGGAAGAAGAACTTATGATGTAGGTTTGAAGGAAATAATCAAACCCAAGGATCAGAGGTAGCCTCTGTCTTCCTCCTCATGAGTAGGTCTTGGGATTTGTTGTTCCATCATGGCTCTCTGCATTTCCTCAACCTTCTTAAGGATCTCTTCGGTCTCTTTAGCTCTCTCCTCTAGTGCCGTCATGTCTATCTCTAAATTGAGTATCTTTGCTACAGCGCTTAGAACAGCTTTAGCAGCTTTTGCATCAACTATGTAGCCTAGGCTCTCTCCAAGCAAACTTATGCCAAACATCCCCCTTAGCTTTCCTATTCCGAGGAGTAGCCCCGCAGCGCCAACTATTGCTCCGCCTTCATCCTCTCTCCATATGACATTAACTTGACATCCTTTGAGCTTCTCCTGGTAATAGGGTATTAAGTCAGGATGCGTAACTGCCGCCAGAACCCTTGGTTCTCCCTGGAGTTCTGGGACTTGATAACCTCCCATCGTTATTATTTCCCTGGTTCCAAATTCTTGAACAAAGTCAAGCATCTTACTTGCAACCTCGAAGTGACCGTAACTGTCGGTTGGTGGCACTTGAGTGTCCCCAGTAACTATTATCAGATCCCTATGGTCATCATCAGGACTCTTCCAATAGTAGAATTCATTCTTCATGAGCTCCACTATTGAACCCTTCCTAATCAACACTTGATGCATGAAATGAGGTGAATAAAGCTCGGCGAACTTCTTGGCCTTAAGCTCCTGAATTAGGTGCTCTGCAGCAAGTTTTCCAACTAATCCTATTCCAGGAAGACCCTCAATAAATACTGGATCATATATTTCGGGCCTTTCATGGACTATAATGATTGTTTCTTTCATTTTTCCTTCCTCCCAATCCCAAGCAACTCTCTCTTTAGCCTCCTCCTATATTCACCATATGGATCTTCAGGGGAGAATCTAGGTGGGTGAGCTACTTTAGTCTTTTCCCCACATATTGGGCATACCTCTTTTAATGTGTACCTTCCACATTTCGGACATTTCCTGATCCTAAACCTCATCTTCCTCACTTCTTCCTCTTCTTAACCTTCTTTATCCTCTTCTCCTTTCTCAATAGTGTTGCCTCTCCTCCTGCCTGCTTTATAACTCTAAATATTTCCTCTGCTATATCCTCGAGAACTTCCTCCGCCTTATAGTAGTCTGGAGCAGTTATGTCTATTCTGTACCTTGGAGCACCCAGATAGGTAAACTTAACTTGAATGTCCTTCTCCCTGTTTGCCCTGTCCCTAGCCTTTATGAGGGCCTCCTTTATTATATCAACGCCATTTGGTTTTGGAACGGTGATCTCAAATTCTGCATCTATCGTTACCGTGGGAACCTCAACGTAATTCTCGATGATTTCCTTAAGCACAGGTAACCATTCGTCCGGAACGTGGCCTTTCAAGACGTCAATGCCTTCTTTAGCCGCATCTTCAAATGCAGCATAAACCTCTCCCCACTCTTCTTCAAGGGGCACCCAAACTTCCCTCCAAGCTGTTTCAAAATCTTTGCCAAGCTTTTCAGCAGCCATCTTTAATAAGTTCTCGGCCTTTTGAGCCCTCTTAAACTCCTGTAACTTGGCCTTTCTCTGTTGCTGAGTCACCCTTCTAAGGCTAAGGTCTATATGGCCCTTCTTGGGATCAACCCTTATCACCTTGGCAACTACCTTTTGTCCTTCCTTAAGGTAATCCCTTATGTTCCTTACCCATGTGGAGGCAACCTCGCTGATGTGCATGAAAGCTTCTTTCCCAGGATACTCGTCAAGCTCAAAGAATGCACCATAATTGTGAATCCTCTTAACCGTGGCAACGACAAATTCTCCCTCTTCTGGATATTCTCTTGCCCTCCTTGGCATTATCTCACCTCCAAGAAGTCCATCGAATCATCACCCTTTTAAAGTTGCCCCTCAAAATCACGTTGATGATCTTGGAGAAAGCCAGCAAAATCCTTGAAAAGCACCAACTTTGCAACAGATGCCTCGGTAGAATGTTTGCCAAGCTTGGAAAAGGTAGTAATGAAGA
The window above is part of the Pyrococcus sp. NA2 genome. Proteins encoded here:
- a CDS encoding ASCH domain-containing protein: MQHVIALHQVYGELIFRGLKWHEIRRSRVFDEGDIVFLYIARGDLYTLKKTLRRLGLTEEQTITKRGTIAGGFEVGEVIKADFETLWELTKDTSGLTFVHGENAGKEWLRRYINDYGYAFVIERPFLFKKPVTKEELKEKYGVHVEGIVHLSLKTRRPWVRELLEDLMSRELEYI
- a CDS encoding Mrp/NBP35 family ATP-binding protein, with the translated sequence MTIKAPNLNLPGLGVDPLTQRIKEKEKKWKYKVAVLSGKGGVGKSTVAVNLTAALAKMGYFVGILDADIHGPNVAKMLGVDKEEVFAEKFEDGHFEMIPPMTDFMGQVTPIKVMSMGMMVPEDQPIIWRGALVTKAIKQLLGDVKWGSLDFMIIDFPPGTGDEILTVVQSIQLDAAIIVTTPQEVALLDTGKAVNMMKKMEVPYIAVIENMSYLICPHCGNKIDIFGEGGGEKLAEKEGVDFLGKVPIDLKAREASDLGIPIVLYEDTPAAKAFMEIAEKLVNKLKEMKGDEEKK
- a CDS encoding DMT family transporter, which encodes MKRRSEGVILASVGMILYGLEPVVISYNPSNPFSFAFFSALIASLILLPFSNIEESKLNWKRGFLIGTFGTFLAYISYSLGAKMSTAVNAALLTRAEVLFSFVLSYLILKERITSKRIIYSLLVVLGVSIVITQGKSVKLNPGDILLLLVPLFWQLGHVIAKRTQASPQTIAFLRNSFGSLLLFPLALFAGIEFTSYSIAEGLIIALGQLIWYSAIKRIDLSLATAIITPAPAIAIGVALLTGASVTSWHIIGFALITLGTIALTRSS
- the panB gene encoding 3-methyl-2-oxobutanoate hydroxymethyltransferase; the protein is MREITPKRIIEMKGKEKIAMITAYDYPSALLADKAGFDIIFVGDSLGMVVYGDKNTLNVSMDQMIFHTRAVAKAVRRALVLADMPFGSYEVSVEEGIKNAIKLIQAGADAVKIEGGYDHKKLVKRLVRMGIPVMGHTGLTPQRYLRLGGYRIMGENEEEIEEILRDAKALEKSGAFAVVLEFVLADVAKLVTEEISIPTIGIGSGPYVDGQVLVWHDVLGLSEFSPPFAKRYVNLKEVIFEAISKFKKEVKEGAFPGREHYWEFQDKDKFEEIKERVLRKI
- a CDS encoding amidohydrolase; translated protein: MKAVKATLLYDGLGNIERDVYIVFDKEIVEVTKERPKDVEVIAEGVVTPAFIDPHSHIGMDRYGEPYQESELNEQMDSVLPLVDALYSIYMDDKAFEHSIEFGVLYSCVLPGSGNIIGGKAVLIRNYGRDIEDAFIKYAGVKAAFGYNPRSTTNWKGIRPSTRMGAMGILLNWLIKTQKTISLLEKGKRDPEEIEPTIEALIPVLKGEVPLRVHAHKEDDIAALIMIKRKFNLKVTVEHAADVHSRETFEKIKREGIPLVYGPFDAHPYKVELKHEDWKNARYLLEVRPFFGLMSDHPFSIQANLYLQLRHLIRLGMSKAEAIKIITYNNAKILGIEDKLGSIERGKWASFVVWNGDPFNLESYPTHVFGEGKLIHEANW
- a CDS encoding proteasome assembly chaperone family protein, which gives rise to MKETIIIVHERPEIYDPVFIEGLPGIGLVGKLAAEHLIQELKAKKFAELYSPHFMHQVLIRKGSIVELMKNEFYYWKSPDDDHRDLIIVTGDTQVPPTDSYGHFEVASKMLDFVQEFGTREIITMGGYQVPELQGEPRVLAAVTHPDLIPYYQEKLKGCQVNVIWREDEGGAIVGAAGLLLGIGKLRGMFGISLLGESLGYIVDAKAAKAVLSAVAKILNLEIDMTALEERAKETEEILKKVEEMQRAMMEQQIPRPTHEEEDRGYL
- a CDS encoding RNA-protein complex protein Nop10; translated protein: MRFRIRKCPKCGRYTLKEVCPICGEKTKVAHPPRFSPEDPYGEYRRRLKRELLGIGRKEK
- a CDS encoding translation initiation factor IF-2 subunit alpha; translation: MPRRAREYPEEGEFVVATVKRIHNYGAFFELDEYPGKEAFMHISEVASTWVRNIRDYLKEGQKVVAKVIRVDPKKGHIDLSLRRVTQQQRKAKLQEFKRAQKAENLLKMAAEKLGKDFETAWREVWVPLEEEWGEVYAAFEDAAKEGIDVLKGHVPDEWLPVLKEIIENYVEVPTVTIDAEFEITVPKPNGVDIIKEALIKARDRANREKDIQVKFTYLGAPRYRIDITAPDYYKAEEVLEDIAEEIFRVIKQAGGEATLLRKEKRIKKVKKRKK